From the genome of Nocardia mangyaensis:
CCGATTCTGTCCGTGTCGGCGATCCGGCCGCGAGGACCCGGACGGTCAACCCCGCTCCGCGGGATCGCATGATCAGTGTCCACGAATCAGATCGCCGCCGATGCCACCGCTCGACCGAGGTGTTCCCCGACTACCGTGCGATGCTCGCCGCACTACCCCCGGCGCGCACCCGCGTGGTGCTTGCCCGGGCAAGCTTCCTCGCCGCACTCGAGGAGTCCGGCTCACCCGTCATCGTCCTGCACCTGACCCCGCCGCACACGGTGACCCTCGCCGACTGCTTCCCGGATCGCTCGACTCTCACGACTTTCGCCCAGTCGCACACAACCACCGGTCGCACACTCTCCGCGACCATCACCGGACCCTCGGTCACGATCCACTTCGCCGTCACCGCTCTGTATCCCGCGGTCGCCACAGCGGTCGGTCCCGACGTGATGCTCGACCTCATCGCCCCGGACCTCCCTGCCCGCATCCGCTCCGCCGATGACGGCGACCTGTTCACCCTCGCCATGCCGTGCCGCCCCGAATCGACCGAGGAGCCGGCTCGGTAGCCACCGCCGACGCCCTCGCTGAGGTGGACGACACCACACACGCCCCACCCCCTGATCAAGATCACCACGCTCTGGTGGCGGGCGGCTTCCGGGCCGATGCCGCCGCCGGAGCGTGGTGATCACGTGTCCAGTCCGCGAGGTGGGGCGGGAAAGTTGCTGGGGGGAGGGGGTCAGTACGATCGGGTTGCTCGGCGGGTGACGAGGAAACCGGTGGAAATCCGGTGCGGTCGCGCCACTGTGAACAGCCAGACCCTCTCCGGCGAGCACCACCCACCCACCCATGGGCGCGTCACCCGAGGAAGGCCTCACCCTGTGATCCTGCTGCTGTCCACCTCCGACACCGATCTGCTGAGCGCGCGCGCGAGCGGCGCCGAGTACCGGTGGGGCAACCCGGCCCGGCTGCTGGTGGACGACCTGCCCGGCCTGCTCGACGGCGCTGACCTGGTGATCGTGCGCATTCTCGGCGGCAAGCGCGCCTGGGAAGAGGGCCTGGACGCGATCCGCGCGAGTGGGGTGCCGATGGTGGCGCTGGGCGGCGAGATCGCGCCCGACGCCGAGCTGATGGAGTGCTCGACCGTGCCGGTGGGCGTGGCGGCCGACGCGCACAACTACCTGGCCGCCGGCGGCGCCGAGAACCTGCGCCAGCTGCACAACTTCCTCTCCGACACGGTCCTGCTCACCGGCCACGGCTTCGATCCACCCGTGCAGCTGCCGACCTGGGGTGAACTCGAACGCACCGCGCGCATCCTCGAACCGCACGCCCCGACGGTCGCCGTGGTCTACTACCGCGCCCAGCATCTCGCGGGCAACACCGCCTACATCGACGCCCTGTGCACGGCGATCGAGGCCAAAGGCGCGCGGGCGCTGCCGGTGTACGCGGCCTCGCTGCGCACCGCCGAACCCGAACTGCTCACCCTGCTCGGACGCGCCGACGCCCTCGTGGTGACCGTCCTCGCGGCGGGCGGCAGCAAGCCCGCCACCGCGTCGGCCGGTGGTGACGACGAAGCCTGGGACGTGGCCGCGCTGGCCGCCCTGGACGTGCCGATTCTGCAGGGCCTGTGCCTGACCAGCGGCCGCGCGCAGTGGGAGGCCAACGACGACGGCCTGTCCCCGCTCGACGTGGCCACCCAGGTCGCGGTGCCCGAATTCGACGGCCGCATCATCACCGTGCCGTTCTCGTTCAAGGAATTCGACGCCGACGGTCTGTCCGCCTACGTCCCCGATCCCGAACGCGCGGCCCGGGTCGCCGGTATCGCGGTGCGCCACGCCCGCCTGCGTCACATCCCGGCCGCGGACAAGCGGATCGCGATCATGTTGTCCGCCTACCCGACCAAGCACGCCCGTATCGGCAATGCCGTCGGCCTCGACACCCCCGCCAGCGCCATCCGCCTGCTCACCGAACTACGCAGCGCCGGTTACGATCTCGGCGAGACCGGCGAGATTCCCGGCCTCGAGGAAGGCGACGGCGACGCGCTGATCCACGCCCTGATCGCCGCGGGTGGCCAGGACCCGGACTGGCTCAGTGCCGAACAACTCGAAGGCAATCCGATCCGGATCGGTGCCGCCACCTACACCCGCTGGTTCGAGTCGCTGCCCGAGGATCTGCGCGAGGCCGTCAACGAGGCGTGGGGCCCGCCGCCCGGCGAGCTCTACGTCGACCGGTCGGCCGACCCCAAGGGCGAGATCGTCATCGCGGCACTGCGTTTCGGCAACGTGGTGCTGATGGTGCAGCCGCCCCGCGGCTTCGGCGAGAACCCCGTCGCCATCTACCACGACCCCGATCTGCCGCCGAGCCACCACTACCTCGCCGCCTACCGCTGGCTGTCCGCGCCCGATGGTTTCGGCGCCGACGCGATGGTGCACCTGGGCAAGCACGGCAACCTGGAATGGCTGCCCGGCAAGACCCTCGGCATGTCCGCCTCCTGCGGCACCGACGCGGCGCTGGGCGACCTGCCGCTGATCTACCCCTTCCTGGTCAACGATCCCGGCGAGGGCACCCAGGCCAAGCGCCGCGCCCACGCCACCCTCGTCGACCACCTCATCCCGCCGATGGCGCGCGCCGAGACCTATGGCGACATCTCCCGCCTCGAGCAACTGCTCGACGAGCACGCCAACATCTCCGCCCTCGACCCGGCCAAGCTGCCCGCCATCCGTCAGCAGATCTGGACGCTGATGCGCGCCGCCAAGATGGACCACGACCTCGGGCTCGCCGAGCGCCCAGAGGAAGATGTCTTCGACGACATGCTCTTGCACGTCGACGGCTGGCTGTGCGAGATCAAGGACGTACAGATCCGCGACGGTCTGCACATCCTCGGCCAGGCCCCCGAGCACGAGATGGAACTCGACCTGGTGCTGGCCATGCTGCGTGCCCGCCAGCTGTGGGGCGGCGAACAGAACGTCCCCGGCCTGCGCGAAGCGTTGGGCCTCAGCGAAGCCGGTGACGAATC
Proteins encoded in this window:
- the cobN gene encoding cobaltochelatase subunit CobN, whose product is MILLLSTSDTDLLSARASGAEYRWGNPARLLVDDLPGLLDGADLVIVRILGGKRAWEEGLDAIRASGVPMVALGGEIAPDAELMECSTVPVGVAADAHNYLAAGGAENLRQLHNFLSDTVLLTGHGFDPPVQLPTWGELERTARILEPHAPTVAVVYYRAQHLAGNTAYIDALCTAIEAKGARALPVYAASLRTAEPELLTLLGRADALVVTVLAAGGSKPATASAGGDDEAWDVAALAALDVPILQGLCLTSGRAQWEANDDGLSPLDVATQVAVPEFDGRIITVPFSFKEFDADGLSAYVPDPERAARVAGIAVRHARLRHIPAADKRIAIMLSAYPTKHARIGNAVGLDTPASAIRLLTELRSAGYDLGETGEIPGLEEGDGDALIHALIAAGGQDPDWLSAEQLEGNPIRIGAATYTRWFESLPEDLREAVNEAWGPPPGELYVDRSADPKGEIVIAALRFGNVVLMVQPPRGFGENPVAIYHDPDLPPSHHYLAAYRWLSAPDGFGADAMVHLGKHGNLEWLPGKTLGMSASCGTDAALGDLPLIYPFLVNDPGEGTQAKRRAHATLVDHLIPPMARAETYGDISRLEQLLDEHANISALDPAKLPAIRQQIWTLMRAAKMDHDLGLAERPEEDVFDDMLLHVDGWLCEIKDVQIRDGLHILGQAPEHEMELDLVLAMLRARQLWGGEQNVPGLREALGLSEAGDESRDRVDVVEARARELLGALQATDWSADAVDTLVDDYATAILAGGVDDSSTPATASTGVTVATSAVDASETTIAGSLTVVGAAADESGDVAATPADSSRVTELSATPPTGSVAVSGRLAAVKTVLRFAATEVVPRLRETSIEIARVLHALSGGFIPAGPSGSPLRGLINVLPTGRNFYSVDPKAVPSRLAWETGQAMAESLVARYLADHGEYPKSVGLSVWGTSAMRTSGDDIAEVFALLGVRPVWDEASRRVTSLEVISLDELARPRIDVTVRISGFFRDAFPHVLALLDDAVRLVADLDEPAESNYVRAHSQSDLAEHGDTRRATTRIFGSKPGTYGAGLLQLIDSKSWRTDDDLAQVYTTWGGYAYGRDLDGAPAADDMRTAYKRIAVAAKNTDTREHDIADSDDYFQYHGGMVATVRALTGKNPEAYIGDSTRPDAVRTRTLSEETARVFRARVVNPRWLEAMRRHGYKGAFEMAATVDYLFGYDATTNVVADWMYEKLSESYVFDDVNRKFMEQSNPWALHGIAERLLEAAERKLWEHPEQETLDKLRQVYLETEGELE